One Lacipirellulaceae bacterium DNA window includes the following coding sequences:
- a CDS encoding WYL domain-containing protein: protein MNSKRITRLLKLLETLQAGNHENAAGLAKACSVSRRTIFRDLETLREAGVPLKFDRQRDAYWIDDDFFLPPTNFTAEEALSLIALADNLGNGKGQLPFGEPARRAAMKLESMLPEPLREEVRTVAGSLDIRLGAVSQIAGHRQTFRDLQTALKTGKVVAIEYESLTEWEQIKTRLRPYQLLFSQHSWYVIGRSSLHREVRTFRVNRISLLTPSNTDYSIPKAFSLEKYLGNAWRIMPESGRDQQVHIRFDPLVARNVAEVRWHKTQRTKQLPNGSLDFRVQVSGLHEIAWWILGYGDQAEVLKPTKLRKLVAGRINRMHERYNGAEAT, encoded by the coding sequence ATGAATTCGAAGCGAATCACGCGACTCCTCAAGCTGCTGGAAACCCTGCAGGCAGGTAACCACGAGAACGCAGCAGGCCTTGCCAAAGCCTGCAGTGTCAGTCGACGAACTATCTTTCGAGACCTGGAAACACTTCGCGAAGCGGGTGTCCCCCTGAAGTTCGACCGCCAGCGGGACGCCTACTGGATCGACGACGACTTCTTTCTGCCGCCAACCAATTTCACCGCCGAAGAAGCGCTCTCACTGATTGCCTTGGCGGATAATCTAGGCAACGGCAAAGGGCAACTCCCCTTCGGAGAGCCGGCACGCCGAGCGGCGATGAAGCTGGAGAGCATGCTCCCAGAACCGTTGCGGGAAGAAGTTCGCACCGTCGCCGGATCACTCGACATCCGCTTGGGCGCTGTGAGTCAAATCGCAGGACATCGCCAAACGTTCCGCGACCTACAGACGGCACTGAAGACTGGTAAGGTCGTCGCAATCGAGTATGAGAGCCTCACCGAGTGGGAACAGATCAAGACACGCCTGCGCCCCTACCAACTGCTATTCAGCCAGCACAGTTGGTATGTCATCGGACGCAGCTCGCTACATCGGGAAGTGCGAACTTTTCGTGTCAATCGCATTAGCTTGCTAACACCTAGCAACACAGACTACTCGATTCCCAAAGCGTTCTCGCTGGAAAAGTACTTGGGAAATGCCTGGCGGATCATGCCAGAGTCGGGCCGAGATCAGCAAGTCCACATCCGTTTCGATCCGCTTGTCGCTCGCAACGTGGCCGAAGTCCGCTGGCACAAAACGCAACGCACGAAGCAACTCCCTAACGGCAGTCTCGACTTTAGGGTCCAGGTCTCAGGGCTGCATGAAATCGCTTGGTGGATCCTTGGCTACGGCGATCAGGCAGAGGTCCTCAAACCAACGAAACTCCGAAAGCTTGTCGCGGGTCGAATCAACCGGATGCACGAAAGATACAACGGAGCAGAGGCAACCTGA
- a CDS encoding 6-pyruvoyl tetrahydropterin synthase family protein, giving the protein MNESYRVKIEKERLVFSAAHFITYNGDVCEPLHGHNYHVRAEVAGPLDENHYVIDFIALRDSLQKIVDGLDHRMILPTEHQTISVKSENNEIIVRHGERRWVFPEQDCVLLPVANTTAELLARWIGGQLLSAFEEKSLPRPEVLVIEVDECDGQWAVWQISDA; this is encoded by the coding sequence ATGAACGAATCCTACCGTGTGAAAATCGAGAAAGAACGGCTTGTTTTCTCTGCTGCGCACTTCATCACTTACAACGGCGATGTTTGTGAGCCACTGCATGGCCACAATTACCATGTTCGTGCGGAAGTTGCCGGGCCTTTGGATGAGAATCATTACGTCATCGACTTCATTGCATTGCGTGATAGCTTGCAGAAGATCGTTGACGGCCTTGATCACCGCATGATCTTGCCAACCGAGCATCAGACGATCTCTGTGAAGAGCGAGAACAACGAGATTATCGTTCGCCATGGCGAGCGTCGCTGGGTCTTCCCAGAGCAAGATTGCGTACTCTTACCCGTCGCCAACACCACGGCGGAACTTCTCGCACGCTGGATCGGTGGGCAGCTTCTCTCTGCCTTTGAGGAAAAGTCGCTCCCGCGTCCTGAAGTATTAGTGATCGAAGTGGACGAGTGCGACGGGCAGTGGGCAGTTTGGCAGATATCTGACGCTTGA
- a CDS encoding triphosphoribosyl-dephospho-CoA synthase: MSQTNVSNPLPIGQCATLACIWEATAAKPGNVYRGADFEDLTYVDFLNSAAVIGPILENTPQERVGRVVRDAVQATQQAVGTNTNLGILLLIAPLAAQGLGDEQIELERVLDSLTSDDTENVYEAIRLANPGGLGEVNSADVNEKDVPKITLVEAMELAADRDLVARQYANGFSEVHWLADRIEEFYGGGDSLNDAIVRGFLELLGREPDSLIARKCGVEFARKVSARGAAVLKYHGQRSNEYQGALADLDFYLRSDGHRLNPGTSADMVAAALFVLLRDGRLRLPVRYY; encoded by the coding sequence GTGTCCCAAACTAACGTCTCCAATCCGCTACCCATTGGCCAATGTGCAACGCTTGCGTGCATTTGGGAAGCCACTGCGGCCAAGCCGGGAAATGTTTATCGAGGCGCGGACTTTGAAGACTTAACTTACGTCGATTTCCTGAACAGTGCAGCAGTCATCGGGCCGATCCTTGAGAACACCCCGCAGGAGCGAGTCGGTCGAGTTGTACGTGACGCGGTCCAAGCGACTCAGCAAGCAGTTGGCACCAACACGAATCTGGGCATCCTCTTACTCATTGCGCCATTGGCGGCACAGGGTCTGGGCGATGAGCAAATCGAGCTTGAGAGAGTTCTTGATTCACTTACAAGCGACGATACGGAAAATGTCTACGAGGCGATTCGCTTGGCTAACCCCGGTGGGTTGGGTGAAGTCAATTCCGCTGATGTCAATGAGAAAGACGTTCCCAAGATCACATTAGTTGAAGCAATGGAACTGGCTGCAGACCGCGATTTGGTTGCGCGGCAATATGCCAATGGATTTTCAGAAGTGCATTGGTTGGCTGATCGAATCGAGGAGTTTTATGGGGGCGGGGACTCACTGAACGATGCGATCGTTCGTGGTTTCCTAGAACTGCTGGGTCGTGAGCCGGACAGTCTGATTGCGCGGAAATGTGGGGTTGAGTTTGCGCGTAAGGTTTCGGCTCGTGGGGCCGCCGTGCTGAAGTACCATGGCCAGCGGAGCAATGAATATCAGGGGGCACTGGCTGATCTTGATTTTTATCTGCGTAGTGACGGGCATCGTTTGAATCCTGGCACCAGTGCCGACATGGTAGCCGCGGCACTGTTTGTTTTGCTTAGAGATGGTCGCCTGCGCTTGCCTGTGCGATATTATTGA
- a CDS encoding alpha/beta fold hydrolase, with translation MSSSVDPPSDAIRIRAELGDLFPFASHWHESPKGRLHYLDEGPRDAPVLLFVHGNPTWSFHWRELIKAFSDRFRCVAPDHLGCGLSDLQPSPQGLADHIDNLAGLVESLDLSSVTLVAQDWGGAIGLGTALRLKERFERIVLLNTGAFPPWFIPWRIRVCRWPLVGKLMLQGANAFSRAALTMTVNQTTLTSEIAHGYLAPYHNWQRRAAVFQFVKDIPLSASHPTWQTLADIEAGLPTLKDVPKLLVWGEQDWCFTTECLDKFVEIWPGAEVLRIADGGHWIVEDATEEVINRMERFLTSDAQPIHVDLPEDTKGTRTI, from the coding sequence TTGTCAAGCTCCGTCGATCCACCGTCTGACGCTATACGCATACGCGCCGAGCTGGGTGACCTTTTCCCGTTCGCTTCGCACTGGCACGAATCGCCGAAGGGGCGGCTGCACTACCTCGATGAGGGCCCGCGAGACGCCCCCGTGTTGCTGTTTGTCCATGGCAATCCGACCTGGTCGTTTCATTGGCGCGAGCTTATCAAGGCATTTTCAGATCGATTCCGTTGCGTTGCGCCTGACCACCTAGGCTGCGGCTTGAGCGATCTGCAGCCGTCTCCGCAGGGCCTGGCTGATCATATCGATAACCTTGCTGGTCTGGTCGAATCGTTAGACTTAAGCAGCGTTACCCTCGTCGCTCAAGACTGGGGAGGCGCAATTGGACTCGGGACTGCGTTAAGGTTGAAGGAGCGGTTCGAGCGGATTGTACTGCTCAACACGGGGGCCTTCCCGCCTTGGTTTATCCCGTGGCGGATTCGCGTTTGTCGTTGGCCTCTGGTAGGTAAGCTCATGCTCCAAGGGGCGAATGCCTTTTCGCGAGCGGCCCTCACCATGACTGTCAACCAGACAACGCTCACCTCGGAAATCGCCCACGGCTACCTCGCTCCCTACCACAATTGGCAACGTCGCGCGGCCGTGTTTCAGTTTGTGAAAGACATTCCGCTTTCAGCAAGCCACCCCACCTGGCAAACCCTCGCCGATATCGAAGCAGGATTGCCGACGTTGAAAGACGTGCCGAAGCTGCTCGTTTGGGGCGAGCAGGATTGGTGCTTTACAACCGAATGCCTCGACAAGTTTGTTGAGATTTGGCCAGGGGCAGAAGTGCTACGCATCGCCGACGGCGGGCACTGGATTGTCGAAGACGCCACAGAAGAAGTCATCAATCGCATGGAACGCTTTCTCACCAGTGACGCGCAGCCGATTCATGTTGACCTTCCCGAAGATACCAAAGGAACGCGGACCATTTAG
- the fliG gene encoding flagellar motor switch protein FliG, with protein MSDLHRAAILLTTLPEEEAAAVMSRLEPKQVEDVSIEIARLKNVSGIEQEQVIRAFADSNPSMGTDSGGLDRAKGLIQKALGQNASAAIDNVRQSIEAVPFSFLRTVDNQNILTYIVDEHPQTIALILSHLPPATSSEILGGLDPERQISVVQRIANMEQTNPDIIAEVEKGLERRMASVMSQSFENAGGVDAVAEILNVSDRSTEKAILETMSQEDPELVEEIRRLMFIFEDIGKFGDKEIQTVLKHVETSQWSLALKSASGELREKIFNNMSQRAADMLREEMEFMGAVKLSAVESKQQEIVDVIRRLEDTGEIEINAGGEAEQLVS; from the coding sequence ATGTCCGATCTCCATCGCGCTGCCATCTTGCTGACAACGCTTCCTGAAGAAGAAGCGGCTGCCGTGATGTCGCGGCTGGAGCCAAAGCAGGTGGAAGATGTGTCGATCGAGATTGCGCGGCTGAAAAACGTCTCCGGGATTGAGCAGGAGCAGGTCATCCGCGCCTTTGCCGACTCGAACCCTTCGATGGGTACTGACTCGGGCGGGCTTGATCGGGCGAAAGGGCTGATTCAGAAAGCTCTCGGCCAGAATGCCAGTGCTGCGATCGACAACGTGCGACAGTCAATCGAAGCGGTTCCGTTTTCGTTCTTGCGAACCGTTGATAATCAAAACATCCTCACCTACATCGTCGACGAGCATCCGCAGACGATTGCGTTGATCCTTTCGCATCTGCCACCGGCGACGAGTTCGGAAATCCTCGGCGGGTTGGATCCGGAGAGGCAGATTTCAGTCGTTCAGCGGATCGCCAACATGGAGCAGACGAACCCTGATATTATCGCCGAGGTGGAAAAGGGTCTGGAGCGACGCATGGCAAGCGTCATGAGCCAGAGCTTCGAGAACGCCGGCGGCGTCGACGCTGTTGCAGAGATTCTGAATGTTTCCGACCGCTCGACCGAGAAAGCGATCCTAGAAACGATGTCTCAAGAGGACCCAGAGCTCGTGGAAGAGATTCGCCGGCTGATGTTCATCTTCGAGGACATTGGAAAATTTGGCGACAAGGAAATCCAGACGGTACTCAAGCATGTCGAGACCTCGCAGTGGTCGTTGGCACTCAAGTCGGCCAGTGGCGAGTTGCGTGAAAAGATCTTCAACAACATGTCACAACGAGCCGCCGACATGTTGCGCGAGGAGATGGAATTCATGGGCGCGGTCAAACTATCTGCCGTCGAATCAAAACAGCAGGAGATCGTCGACGTCATCCGCCGCCTGGAGGACACCGGTGAAATCGAAATCAACGCCGGTGGCGAAGCGGAACAACTCGTGTCCTGA
- a CDS encoding TolC family protein: MPPLRLTATTRNQAKESLVLLLCVLTFATGCQPVQPIFFREDGDLSHYMDLATDIEYPDVCEQPLEEVTAAGAPLTLANSENFEVQDITLEQVTRITLENSNVMRQLGGRIADGGQNISATTPETISASNGANITTTYDAALVESGNGTGTGSAFSGTGVEAALAEFDAQLDSSITWNYNDRPQNFGLAAAPDFFAPQFRQDLGIGTIGITKATADGSTFEFRNNTNYEQNNNGSRTQASDWTTNFEAAFTHPLLQGRGTQYNRIAGVQTFQQAASGFVNNIDGVIIARIRHDVTLADFEIGVRNLMRDVEDAYWELYFAYRDLDARKIGRDSALETWRKIKALQEAGGEGGEADKEAQARSQYYLFRSQVETALTNLFRVENRLRYIMGLSHSDGRLFRPIDEPTTAQVHFDWAAIHGEALTGRAELRRQKWQVKRRELELIASRNHLLPRLDLGGRYRWLGAGDQLLRSDRNGIDPFLDGSNAFEVLTGGDYQEWQIDLQFTLPIGFRRALSGVRHHQLLLARERAVLQDLELEVSHQLGDAIRDVDHNFGVVKTNFMRRVASQDEVDAFNAIYDSGTVTLDVLLDAQRRRAEAESAYYRSLVDFNRAIMRVHFRKGTLLEYNGVYLAEGPWPNKAKFDALWRARQRDASKYLDYGYTRPNVISRGPQAQMAMPMMQPVEALPQTTVDPIPATEQGPEGSNLQTEDPAVQQENIPAPLPDPSAQAWPQMPNRVGQVLQATHLQPLPQTGGGNSAQRIPQDIIYTSSPANGLSGWLSNNTQPPASQPPQNSAFTTLAPQDEFEANHATPQAAGNPAGR; the protein is encoded by the coding sequence ATGCCTCCCCTCCGACTCACCGCGACAACACGCAACCAGGCCAAGGAGTCCTTGGTACTTCTCCTGTGCGTTCTGACATTTGCCACTGGCTGCCAGCCGGTGCAACCGATCTTCTTCCGTGAAGACGGCGATCTCTCTCATTACATGGATCTCGCGACGGACATCGAGTACCCGGACGTCTGCGAACAGCCGCTCGAAGAAGTGACCGCAGCGGGGGCACCGTTAACGCTCGCGAATTCTGAGAATTTCGAGGTTCAAGACATCACCCTGGAACAAGTCACTCGCATCACTTTGGAAAACAGCAATGTGATGCGTCAGCTTGGCGGGCGGATTGCTGACGGCGGACAAAATATCTCAGCCACGACACCGGAAACGATTTCTGCAAGCAACGGCGCGAACATCACCACGACTTATGATGCGGCACTCGTCGAGAGTGGCAACGGCACGGGCACAGGGAGTGCCTTTAGCGGCACCGGTGTCGAGGCCGCGCTCGCCGAGTTCGATGCTCAGTTAGATAGTAGCATCACCTGGAACTACAACGACCGCCCCCAAAACTTCGGTCTCGCTGCCGCACCTGACTTCTTCGCTCCGCAATTCCGCCAAGACCTAGGCATAGGCACGATCGGCATCACAAAAGCCACTGCCGACGGTAGTACCTTCGAATTTCGCAACAATACGAACTACGAGCAAAACAACAACGGCAGCCGTACGCAAGCCAGTGATTGGACCACCAACTTCGAAGCTGCGTTTACACATCCTTTGTTGCAAGGCCGGGGCACGCAATACAACCGGATCGCCGGCGTGCAAACGTTCCAACAAGCCGCCAGCGGCTTCGTCAACAACATCGACGGTGTGATCATCGCACGGATTCGTCACGATGTGACGCTCGCCGACTTCGAGATTGGCGTCCGCAACCTGATGCGTGACGTCGAGGACGCTTACTGGGAACTCTACTTCGCCTATCGCGACCTCGACGCACGGAAGATCGGACGGGACAGTGCCTTGGAAACGTGGCGAAAAATCAAAGCCCTGCAGGAAGCAGGCGGTGAAGGGGGCGAGGCGGACAAGGAAGCCCAGGCTCGCTCCCAATACTACTTGTTCCGCTCCCAAGTCGAGACGGCACTGACAAACCTCTTCCGCGTCGAGAACCGACTACGCTACATCATGGGGCTCAGCCACTCCGACGGACGGCTCTTCCGACCGATTGACGAGCCAACCACGGCTCAGGTGCATTTCGATTGGGCAGCGATCCATGGCGAGGCCCTCACAGGTCGTGCTGAACTCCGTCGCCAAAAGTGGCAGGTAAAACGCCGTGAATTGGAATTGATTGCTTCCCGCAATCACCTCCTGCCGCGTTTAGATTTGGGCGGACGCTATCGTTGGCTCGGTGCGGGCGACCAACTCCTTCGCTCCGACCGCAACGGAATCGACCCCTTCTTGGATGGCTCAAACGCCTTCGAGGTCCTCACCGGCGGTGATTATCAGGAATGGCAAATCGATCTCCAATTCACCCTGCCGATCGGCTTCCGAAGGGCTCTCAGTGGCGTCAGACATCACCAGTTGTTACTCGCTCGCGAGAGAGCAGTCCTCCAAGACTTGGAACTGGAAGTCTCCCACCAGCTTGGCGATGCTATCCGTGACGTCGATCATAACTTTGGAGTGGTGAAGACCAACTTCATGCGTCGTGTTGCCAGCCAAGATGAGGTCGACGCGTTCAATGCTATTTACGACTCGGGAACCGTCACACTGGATGTCCTGCTCGACGCACAACGTCGTCGTGCGGAGGCGGAGAGTGCCTACTATCGTTCGCTCGTCGATTTCAACCGAGCGATCATGCGAGTTCATTTCCGCAAAGGGACGCTCCTGGAATACAACGGTGTCTACCTGGCAGAAGGGCCGTGGCCGAACAAGGCGAAGTTCGACGCCCTGTGGCGTGCTCGTCAGCGTGACGCGAGCAAGTATCTCGACTACGGCTACACAAGACCAAACGTGATTAGCCGTGGTCCACAGGCTCAAATGGCAATGCCGATGATGCAGCCCGTCGAGGCACTCCCTCAGACGACCGTCGATCCGATTCCGGCAACCGAGCAAGGACCCGAAGGTAGCAATCTGCAAACGGAAGACCCTGCCGTGCAGCAGGAAAACATCCCAGCACCGTTACCCGATCCGAGCGCCCAAGCCTGGCCGCAGATGCCCAATCGAGTCGGCCAAGTGCTGCAAGCCACCCATCTGCAGCCCTTGCCGCAAACTGGAGGCGGCAATTCGGCGCAGAGGATTCCACAAGATATAATCTACACCTCGTCGCCCGCGAACGGCCTGAGTGGTTGGCTCTCTAACAACACTCAACCGCCAGCGAGTCAGCCGCCTCAGAATTCCGCCTTCACGACGCTTGCCCCTCAAGATGAATTCGAAGCGAATCACGCGACTCCTCAAGCTGCTGGAAACCCTGCAGGCAGGTAA
- a CDS encoding DUF368 domain-containing protein encodes MSKSISETVALFAKGLLMGSADIVPGVSGGTIALIVGIYERLVTAISRFDAQLVKLIVGRQWKEAAERVDLRFLVTLGAGILTGVAALATLMHYLLEHQRSPTLAVFFGLILASALLVGRMVKPKDSGQALLCVVAGILGAAFAFWLVGLEAIQASENLGYFFLCGMVAICAMILPGISGAFILLILGAYESVTKIIKDLTHLEFTTAGLMQLGVFAAGCAIGLIGFAKLLRWLLEHYHNLTMAVLCGFMIGSLKRIWPFQVDTTPEVERLSLKKFEIVMPDSWNAQCTTCLLLAVVAFVAVLAVERLAKVKE; translated from the coding sequence TTGAGCAAATCAATTTCTGAAACAGTTGCATTGTTCGCCAAAGGCTTGCTGATGGGCAGTGCGGACATCGTCCCGGGGGTCTCTGGAGGGACCATCGCGCTAATTGTCGGGATCTACGAAAGATTAGTTACCGCGATCAGTCGGTTTGATGCTCAGCTAGTGAAGCTGATTGTTGGAAGGCAATGGAAGGAGGCCGCGGAGCGGGTCGATCTTCGCTTCCTAGTAACGCTCGGCGCGGGGATACTTACTGGTGTGGCCGCTTTGGCAACCTTGATGCATTATTTACTTGAGCATCAACGCAGTCCCACTCTGGCGGTGTTCTTCGGGCTGATTCTCGCTTCGGCACTTTTGGTTGGGCGAATGGTAAAGCCGAAGGACTCGGGACAGGCGCTGCTCTGTGTTGTCGCAGGAATTCTTGGTGCCGCATTTGCCTTCTGGTTGGTCGGGCTCGAAGCAATTCAAGCTTCCGAAAATCTTGGTTATTTCTTCCTCTGCGGGATGGTCGCGATCTGCGCAATGATCCTGCCCGGGATCAGTGGTGCGTTCATTCTGCTGATCCTGGGAGCCTACGAATCGGTTACCAAGATCATCAAGGACCTGACGCACCTAGAATTCACCACTGCCGGATTGATGCAGTTGGGAGTTTTCGCTGCTGGTTGCGCGATCGGCCTGATCGGGTTCGCCAAGCTGTTGCGTTGGCTACTGGAACACTATCACAACTTAACGATGGCCGTGTTGTGCGGCTTCATGATCGGTTCACTGAAGAGAATCTGGCCCTTTCAGGTTGATACGACTCCTGAAGTTGAGCGACTATCTCTGAAGAAGTTTGAGATCGTTATGCCGGATTCCTGGAACGCACAGTGCACAACCTGCTTGTTGTTGGCAGTCGTGGCGTTTGTCGCGGTGTTGGCGGTGGAGCGTTTGGCCAAAGTGAAAGAATGA
- the tmk gene encoding dTMP kinase, with the protein MFVSFDGIDGVGKTTQIEQFCDWLQGQGREVVFCRDPGTTLLGEKLREIVLNSGEETTISARSEMLLYMAARAQLVEEIIKPALSQGKTVVSDRFLLANIVYQGYAGGLSVEEVRTVGKVATDGISPDCTFLLDMDPAKALQRLNRELDRVESRGDDYRNQLRAGFLAEAKVMGKSLHVIDADREPEVIQAEIQAIAASSL; encoded by the coding sequence ATGTTTGTCTCTTTCGATGGTATCGACGGTGTCGGCAAGACGACTCAGATCGAGCAGTTTTGCGATTGGTTGCAAGGGCAGGGCAGGGAAGTCGTTTTCTGTCGCGATCCGGGCACGACGCTGCTGGGCGAAAAGCTTCGCGAGATTGTTCTCAATAGCGGTGAAGAAACGACGATCTCCGCTCGGAGCGAGATGCTCCTTTATATGGCGGCCCGAGCGCAACTGGTTGAGGAAATCATCAAACCTGCTTTGTCGCAAGGAAAGACCGTCGTCTCAGATCGGTTCCTGCTGGCCAATATCGTCTACCAAGGCTATGCGGGAGGTCTGTCGGTCGAAGAGGTTCGCACGGTAGGCAAAGTTGCCACCGATGGCATTTCACCCGACTGTACTTTCTTACTCGATATGGATCCCGCCAAGGCACTACAACGATTGAATCGCGAACTCGACCGCGTCGAAAGCCGTGGCGACGACTATCGCAACCAACTTCGCGCGGGCTTTCTGGCTGAAGCCAAAGTGATGGGCAAGAGCTTGCACGTCATTGATGCGGATCGCGAGCCGGAGGTGATTCAGGCAGAGATTCAAGCGATCGCGGCAAGCTCTCTGTAG
- the dnaX gene encoding DNA polymerase III subunit gamma/tau has protein sequence MSDTTAPNAINDGDYVVVARRYRPQAFEELIGQQHVAKALTGAIASDRVGHAYLFTGARGVGKTSAARILAKALNCVQGPAQQPCNECEICESVSSGDDVDVLEIDGASNRGIDEIRQLRQNVAVRPSRARFKIYIIDEVHMLTKEAFNALLKTLEEPPEHVKFIFATTEPNKIPITILSRCQRYDFAGIETTSIQNRLAQIAAAERVEVEDDALQILAMRAAGSMRDSQSLLEQLLSTGSTQITTTDVTELLGIAPASRLSRLIEPLVARNASQALSELDAAINEGAEVGQLIDQLLGYFRDVMTQAVGCDENQLLYALPGQRDEMQGFAEKLGVQNLLAISQVLDQTAARLRVSTQTRTLAEMAIVRICHLENLDELAALAARVAAGSPVEVASNSQAAGSQASRSQVTDSKKNDTEHPAVQPAEPSQAEPSSSATSKLPTPPEVIAATVAEVRPQESPPDSAAAPNAVATQETEPAVAVATPPKPAETPAADEALDPMQIEAIWAQALASIEGMTADSASFANRISIDSQGRVLASFPDHQQFHRDACERPANRNRLEAALAKAAGRPVKLILGTHDDPNAAAQPTESVVERRRREQSEAAAQPFVQKAMELFEGDPGRLRYVPPQQD, from the coding sequence ATGAGCGACACCACCGCCCCAAATGCGATAAACGATGGCGATTACGTCGTCGTGGCACGGCGGTATCGGCCACAGGCGTTTGAGGAGCTCATTGGCCAGCAGCACGTCGCCAAGGCTCTTACTGGAGCGATTGCCAGCGATCGCGTCGGCCACGCCTATCTCTTCACTGGAGCTCGTGGAGTTGGCAAGACTTCTGCGGCGCGGATCTTGGCCAAGGCGCTCAACTGCGTCCAAGGCCCGGCACAGCAGCCCTGCAACGAGTGCGAAATCTGCGAAAGCGTCTCCAGCGGCGATGATGTCGATGTCCTGGAAATCGACGGTGCCAGCAATCGTGGTATCGACGAGATTCGCCAGCTCCGCCAGAACGTCGCCGTGCGGCCCAGCCGTGCTCGCTTCAAGATCTACATCATTGATGAAGTCCACATGCTGACGAAAGAAGCGTTCAACGCGCTTCTCAAGACGTTGGAAGAACCGCCAGAGCACGTGAAGTTCATCTTCGCGACAACTGAGCCGAACAAGATCCCGATCACGATCCTCTCTCGGTGTCAGCGTTACGATTTCGCTGGGATCGAAACCACGTCGATCCAGAACCGCCTCGCTCAGATCGCCGCCGCCGAGCGCGTTGAAGTTGAGGATGATGCCTTGCAAATCCTCGCGATGCGGGCCGCCGGTTCGATGCGTGATAGCCAATCATTGCTTGAGCAACTTCTCTCGACCGGCAGCACCCAGATCACGACGACTGACGTGACTGAACTGCTAGGCATCGCCCCCGCTTCGCGACTTAGCCGCCTCATTGAGCCACTCGTCGCCCGTAACGCGTCCCAAGCCCTCTCTGAACTCGACGCCGCCATCAACGAAGGGGCGGAAGTCGGACAACTCATCGATCAATTGCTTGGCTATTTCCGAGATGTCATGACTCAAGCCGTCGGCTGCGACGAGAACCAACTGCTCTACGCCCTGCCTGGCCAACGGGACGAAATGCAGGGCTTCGCTGAAAAACTCGGTGTGCAGAATTTGTTGGCGATTTCCCAAGTCTTAGACCAAACCGCTGCGCGACTCCGGGTAAGCACCCAGACACGCACGCTTGCAGAAATGGCAATCGTCAGAATCTGCCACTTAGAGAACCTCGACGAGCTCGCGGCACTCGCAGCCCGTGTTGCCGCCGGTAGTCCGGTCGAAGTAGCGTCAAACTCTCAGGCCGCGGGCTCTCAAGCGTCGAGATCTCAAGTAACAGACTCAAAAAAAAACGACACTGAGCACCCCGCAGTCCAACCAGCAGAGCCGTCTCAAGCCGAGCCAAGTTCTTCGGCGACTTCAAAGTTGCCAACGCCCCCGGAAGTCATTGCGGCTACCGTGGCTGAAGTTCGCCCGCAGGAGTCTCCCCCGGACTCGGCTGCCGCTCCAAACGCGGTGGCAACCCAAGAAACTGAGCCTGCTGTCGCTGTGGCAACACCACCGAAGCCTGCTGAGACCCCAGCGGCTGATGAGGCACTTGACCCAATGCAGATCGAAGCGATCTGGGCGCAGGCTCTCGCTTCTATCGAAGGGATGACCGCCGACAGCGCTTCGTTCGCGAATCGCATCTCGATCGATTCCCAAGGCCGCGTGCTAGCCAGTTTTCCCGACCACCAGCAATTTCACCGCGATGCTTGCGAGCGACCGGCCAATCGTAACCGGCTCGAAGCGGCGCTAGCGAAGGCGGCAGGACGGCCCGTGAAGCTAATTCTGGGGACGCACGACGACCCCAACGCCGCAGCCCAGCCCACCGAGAGCGTGGTCGAACGAAGACGCCGCGAACAGTCTGAGGCGGCAGCCCAACCTTTCGTTCAAAAGGCAATGGAGCTCTTCGAGGGCGATCCAGGACGACTCCGCTACGTTCCGCCTCAGCAAGACTGA